Proteins encoded by one window of Chondromyces crocatus:
- a CDS encoding ATP-binding protein: protein MPFTHILGQETAVSTISRALMSGRVHHAYRFEGPPGVGKEMTATALAQALVCVGDDPLGCGACSACKRAGARSPGRPASPLHPDVAIIAKNFYPASTIGRKSDEVTEISVDQVRTIVLQHASYPPHEGRARVFIVRDADELGTSAANALLKTLEEPRQGTYFVLTTSRPDAMLNTIRSRTMPVRFGPLPEAVVREALRAAEIPEDRHELALELAGGSVSAALELCDEEATAGREAFLQRVFDAVGAPDLGAAVTLAESLEKDKGLLKAELRALGASLARKARSEVETAPEAAEVLARRYEVVSRAVVRLERNASPQLAMVSLVADMREAGG from the coding sequence GTGCCGTTCACGCATATCCTCGGTCAGGAGACGGCGGTCTCGACGATCTCGCGGGCGCTGATGTCGGGGCGGGTGCATCACGCCTACCGGTTCGAGGGACCTCCCGGGGTGGGCAAGGAGATGACGGCCACGGCGCTCGCGCAGGCGCTGGTGTGCGTGGGGGATGATCCGCTCGGGTGCGGGGCGTGCAGCGCTTGCAAGCGGGCCGGGGCGCGATCGCCAGGGCGGCCGGCGTCGCCGCTGCACCCGGATGTGGCGATCATCGCGAAGAACTTCTACCCGGCGTCGACCATCGGGCGGAAGAGCGACGAGGTGACGGAGATCTCGGTCGATCAGGTGCGGACCATCGTGCTGCAGCATGCGAGCTATCCGCCGCACGAGGGGCGGGCACGGGTGTTCATCGTGCGGGACGCGGACGAGCTGGGGACGAGCGCGGCGAACGCGCTGCTGAAGACGCTGGAGGAGCCTCGGCAAGGGACGTACTTCGTGCTGACGACGTCGCGCCCGGACGCGATGCTGAACACGATCCGGTCGCGGACGATGCCGGTGCGCTTCGGGCCGCTGCCGGAGGCGGTGGTGAGAGAGGCGCTGCGGGCGGCGGAGATCCCGGAGGATCGGCACGAGCTGGCGCTGGAGCTCGCAGGAGGGAGCGTGTCGGCGGCGCTGGAGCTGTGCGACGAGGAGGCGACGGCCGGGCGGGAGGCGTTCTTGCAGCGGGTGTTCGACGCAGTGGGGGCGCCCGATCTGGGCGCGGCGGTGACGCTGGCGGAGTCGCTGGAGAAGGACAAGGGGTTGCTCAAGGCGGAGCTGCGTGCGCTGGGGGCGTCGCTGGCGCGGAAGGCGCGGAGCGAGGTGGAGACGGCTCCCGAGGCGGCGGAGGTGCTGGCGCGGCGCTACGAGGTGGTGTCGCGGGCGGTGGTGCGGCTGGAGCGAAACGCTTCGCCGCAGCTGGCGATGGTGTCGCTGGTGGCCGACATGCGCGAGGCGGGGGGCTGA
- a CDS encoding ferritin-like domain-containing protein encodes MAAVTPSPARRARARTSSPERPAARTRRVAASDAVRLEWGRRVEAEYRSAAITQHLTLWLIQMGASPDLIDDGLRIVKDELVHADLSHRTFVAAGGEAMPALARETLGLRGPGRELLELAVARAGVEVFCLGETVAVPLFKVLREGCTVPVARRALDRVLRDEVRHRDFGWALLRYLLALPCAPAVKQLVVQELPQMLGRVRRSYMPPGARGRVTISEEDRAWGLMAGARYGEILERAITRDYVPRFGEHGIDAAAAWARAVEMQEVPPAAGHGGEVPAPEP; translated from the coding sequence ATGGCTGCGGTCACGCCTTCCCCTGCCCGGCGCGCGCGTGCGCGAACCTCGTCCCCCGAGCGGCCTGCGGCGCGCACGCGACGGGTCGCGGCGAGCGATGCGGTGCGGCTGGAGTGGGGGCGGCGGGTGGAGGCGGAGTACCGGTCGGCAGCGATCACGCAGCATCTGACTCTGTGGTTGATCCAGATGGGGGCGTCGCCCGATCTGATCGACGATGGGCTGCGGATCGTGAAGGACGAGCTGGTCCACGCGGACCTGAGCCACCGCACGTTCGTGGCTGCGGGGGGAGAGGCGATGCCGGCGCTCGCGCGGGAGACGCTGGGGCTGCGGGGGCCTGGCCGCGAGCTGCTGGAGCTCGCTGTGGCGCGGGCGGGGGTGGAGGTCTTCTGTCTGGGAGAGACGGTGGCGGTGCCGTTGTTCAAGGTGCTGCGCGAGGGCTGTACGGTGCCGGTGGCGCGCAGGGCGCTGGATCGGGTGCTCCGCGACGAGGTGCGTCACCGGGATTTCGGGTGGGCGCTGCTGCGGTACCTGCTCGCCCTGCCGTGCGCGCCGGCGGTGAAGCAGCTGGTGGTGCAGGAGCTTCCGCAGATGCTGGGCCGCGTGCGGCGGAGCTACATGCCCCCCGGTGCGCGGGGGAGAGTGACGATCTCGGAGGAGGATCGGGCCTGGGGGTTGATGGCAGGGGCGCGCTACGGGGAGATCCTGGAGCGCGCGATCACCCGGGACTACGTGCCCCGCTTCGGGGAGCACGGAATCGATGCGGCAGCGGCGTGGGCCAGGGCGGTCGAGATGCAGGAGGTGCCACCTGCCGCGGGGCACGGTGGCGAGGTGCCTGCGCCGGAGCCGTGA
- a CDS encoding spermidine synthase: protein MLAYPFVLEPWLGLTAQARAWAWGYGLFVFLLAACAHRVIRRHPGAPNASATAETDAPDAPDETASEREIPPRPLLWLALAFVPSSHLLGVTAYVTTDIAPIPLLWAVPLALYLTSFILVFARRPTIPHAWMVRLLPLGAAASILTLIAETSDPPALLLPLHLLTFFAGAMVCHGELARSRPGRRHLTAFYLCLGAGGALGGLLNAVLAPLLFNSLVEYPLAILLACLCRPAPASDPTASPSFEPDHEHATSIPPEPEREATTSAPSASEHDIARCVPSAPRLDTSEETPALTAAWQGPWRPDLLFAARAGLLTVALILGARFLDRPHDRLTIGVVFCIPLLFVYRTLYTPRRFALSLGAIALASALHPGGHGADLHRERTFFGVVRVTQDSRGFHRLVHGRTMHGVQSFVPSRRREPLAYYTLDSPIGRTFTRLDRAAASSATIGVVGLGAGALAVYARPGQRWTFYEIDPAVARIARDPRYFTFLHDAFPEDRGLHLVIGDARLGLTAAPDAHFDLLILDAFSSDAIPVHLLTREALALYERKLAPGGVIAFHLSNRFLDLFPALGNLVTDAGLIAYGFQDAPTRSQEQAGKSPSRWALVARHIDDLQSLPHLPDAWKLRPRPDVASWTDDVSDLLALLRR, encoded by the coding sequence TTGCTTGCCTACCCCTTCGTCCTGGAGCCCTGGCTCGGCCTCACCGCGCAGGCGCGCGCGTGGGCCTGGGGCTACGGCCTCTTCGTCTTCCTGCTCGCCGCTTGCGCACACCGCGTGATCCGCCGCCACCCCGGCGCCCCGAACGCCAGCGCGACCGCCGAAACCGACGCGCCCGACGCGCCCGACGAGACCGCCTCCGAGCGCGAAATTCCCCCTCGCCCTCTCCTCTGGCTCGCCCTCGCCTTCGTCCCCTCCAGCCACCTCCTCGGCGTCACCGCCTACGTCACCACCGACATCGCGCCCATCCCCTTGCTCTGGGCCGTCCCCCTCGCGCTCTACCTCACCTCCTTCATCCTCGTCTTCGCCCGCCGCCCCACCATCCCGCACGCCTGGATGGTCCGCCTCCTCCCCCTTGGCGCAGCGGCCTCGATCCTCACCCTCATCGCCGAGACCTCCGACCCTCCGGCCCTTCTCCTCCCGCTGCACCTCCTCACCTTCTTCGCCGGCGCCATGGTCTGCCACGGCGAGCTGGCCCGCAGCCGACCTGGCCGTCGCCACCTCACCGCCTTCTACCTGTGCCTCGGCGCAGGCGGCGCCCTCGGCGGCCTCCTCAACGCCGTCCTTGCCCCGCTCCTGTTCAACAGCCTCGTCGAGTACCCACTCGCCATCCTCCTCGCCTGCCTCTGCCGCCCCGCGCCAGCCAGCGACCCCACGGCCTCCCCCTCCTTCGAGCCCGACCACGAACACGCAACCAGCATCCCCCCGGAGCCCGAACGCGAAGCCACCACCAGCGCACCCTCCGCGTCCGAACACGACATCGCGCGCTGCGTCCCCTCCGCGCCTCGTCTCGACACCTCCGAAGAAACCCCCGCGCTCACGGCCGCATGGCAAGGACCCTGGCGCCCCGACCTCCTCTTCGCCGCGCGCGCCGGCTTACTCACCGTCGCCCTCATCCTCGGTGCCCGCTTCCTCGACCGCCCTCACGACCGCCTCACCATCGGCGTCGTCTTCTGCATCCCCCTCCTCTTCGTCTACCGCACCCTCTACACCCCCCGCCGCTTCGCCCTCTCCCTCGGCGCCATCGCCCTCGCCAGCGCCCTCCACCCCGGCGGACACGGCGCCGACCTCCACCGCGAACGCACCTTCTTCGGCGTCGTCCGCGTCACCCAGGACAGCCGCGGCTTCCACCGCCTCGTCCATGGCCGCACCATGCACGGCGTCCAGAGCTTCGTCCCCTCACGCCGCCGCGAACCGCTCGCCTACTACACCCTCGACAGCCCCATCGGCCGCACCTTCACCCGCCTCGATCGCGCCGCCGCCTCCAGTGCCACCATCGGCGTCGTCGGCCTCGGCGCCGGGGCCCTTGCCGTCTACGCCCGCCCAGGCCAGCGCTGGACCTTCTACGAGATCGACCCCGCCGTCGCCCGCATCGCCCGCGACCCCCGCTACTTCACCTTCCTCCACGACGCCTTCCCCGAGGACCGAGGCCTCCACCTCGTGATCGGCGACGCCCGTCTCGGCCTCACCGCCGCACCGGACGCCCACTTCGATCTGCTGATCCTCGACGCCTTCAGCTCCGACGCCATCCCCGTCCACCTGCTCACGCGCGAGGCCCTCGCCCTCTACGAGCGCAAGCTCGCGCCGGGCGGCGTCATCGCCTTCCACCTCTCCAACCGCTTCCTCGACCTCTTCCCCGCCCTCGGCAACCTCGTCACCGACGCTGGCCTCATTGCCTACGGCTTCCAGGACGCGCCCACCCGCAGCCAGGAACAAGCCGGCAAATCCCCCTCGCGGTGGGCCCTGGTCGCGCGCCACATCGACGACCTCCAGAGCCTCCCGCACCTCCCCGACGCCTGGAAGCTCCGTCCCCGCCCCGACGTCGCGTCATGGACCGACGACGTCTCCGATCTCCTCGCGTTGCTCCGACGCTGA
- a CDS encoding serine/threonine-protein kinase codes for MGVLSGGIESRTQRLALRPDAGHETSASAPTALNRAPEPSLLDIDIDVDVPEEPIDVDALFDLDELPQAKAPFAPAPVPPPVVASTPSTPPRAAVRVERPSSPAAASASPVERPSNPAAPLVNALLPVSAAEPPPKPTAPLGEHALPALNQAEAHPVESVSQPPLFSQQAAETLTVRLSPAPVSADEPGPGSLISGRYRLEQIIGRGGMGAVWLARDTTLDIDVALKLIRRDRAAPEARVRLLQEARAAARIGHPSIVRIFDFGETPSGDPFIVMELLRGEPLSSILARRQRLAPALAVSTLLPLASALVAAHGKGIVHRDLKPDNILLVTNEAGALVPKLLDFGIARLLTGDSERRFTLAGEVLGSPDYMSPEQAKGEEDVGAATDVWAFTVVLYEAITGRRPFQGANYNALILAIITQEPTPITSLAAGDEALWTIVRRGLSKRAADRWQTMRDLGAALATWAIERSVQEDVSGTSIASHWLTGSRQRKLSVYPMGPPPSLSAAPVDPAVANGAFQLPPLRIPVASMETVTRPPFVPTQRRWGMMAAFLALGLIGTVAFLAVGAGAGRVAEESAGEAAASPPSEPSVELLTQEAPPAATADISPAEPTATALPVTASASVPAALPTATPRSVVQPIKKKPKRTAPPAPKDIRF; via the coding sequence GTGGGCGTGCTATCTGGCGGGATTGAATCCCGAACGCAGCGGCTCGCCCTGCGACCGGATGCAGGCCACGAGACGTCGGCGAGCGCTCCCACCGCCCTGAATCGTGCACCGGAGCCGTCGCTGCTCGACATCGACATCGACGTCGACGTGCCGGAAGAGCCGATCGACGTCGACGCGCTGTTCGATCTCGACGAGCTGCCTCAGGCGAAAGCCCCCTTCGCACCAGCTCCGGTTCCGCCGCCTGTCGTGGCCTCGACCCCTTCCACACCGCCACGGGCTGCCGTGCGTGTCGAGCGGCCGTCGAGCCCCGCTGCGGCCTCGGCGAGCCCGGTGGAGCGGCCATCGAACCCAGCGGCGCCGCTCGTGAACGCACTCCTGCCGGTGAGCGCGGCGGAACCGCCGCCGAAGCCCACGGCACCGCTCGGCGAGCACGCGCTCCCTGCGCTCAACCAGGCCGAAGCCCACCCCGTCGAAAGCGTCTCTCAGCCTCCCCTGTTCTCGCAGCAGGCCGCCGAGACGCTCACGGTGCGGCTCTCTCCGGCACCCGTCTCTGCCGACGAACCAGGTCCAGGGAGCCTCATCTCCGGCCGCTATCGCCTGGAGCAGATCATCGGACGCGGCGGCATGGGCGCCGTCTGGCTCGCCCGCGACACGACCCTGGACATCGACGTCGCCCTCAAGCTCATCCGACGCGACCGCGCTGCCCCCGAAGCGCGCGTACGGTTGCTCCAGGAGGCGCGTGCCGCGGCACGCATCGGCCACCCGTCGATCGTGCGCATCTTCGACTTCGGCGAGACCCCGAGCGGTGATCCCTTCATCGTGATGGAGCTGCTCCGTGGCGAACCGCTGAGCAGCATCCTCGCGCGACGTCAGCGCCTCGCTCCGGCGCTGGCGGTGTCCACCTTGCTCCCGCTGGCCAGCGCGCTCGTCGCGGCGCATGGCAAGGGCATCGTCCACCGCGATCTCAAGCCCGACAACATCCTCCTCGTGACCAACGAGGCCGGCGCGCTGGTGCCCAAGCTCCTCGATTTCGGGATCGCGCGGCTCCTCACGGGGGACTCGGAGCGGCGCTTCACCCTCGCCGGTGAAGTCCTCGGCAGCCCCGACTACATGTCGCCCGAGCAGGCCAAGGGCGAGGAAGACGTCGGCGCGGCGACGGACGTCTGGGCATTCACGGTCGTCCTCTACGAGGCGATCACGGGACGGCGACCGTTCCAGGGGGCGAACTACAACGCCTTGATCCTGGCCATCATCACCCAGGAGCCGACACCGATCACGTCGCTCGCAGCCGGCGACGAAGCGCTGTGGACCATCGTGCGCCGCGGACTCTCGAAGCGCGCCGCGGACCGCTGGCAGACGATGCGCGACCTGGGCGCTGCCCTGGCGACCTGGGCCATCGAGCGCAGCGTGCAAGAGGACGTGTCCGGCACCTCCATCGCCAGCCACTGGCTGACGGGGAGCCGGCAGCGCAAGCTCTCCGTGTACCCCATGGGGCCTCCGCCCAGCCTGAGTGCTGCGCCAGTCGATCCTGCCGTGGCGAACGGCGCCTTCCAGCTTCCGCCGCTCCGCATTCCCGTGGCATCGATGGAAACGGTGACCCGACCTCCCTTCGTCCCCACGCAGCGTCGGTGGGGGATGATGGCAGCGTTCCTCGCCCTCGGGCTGATCGGGACCGTCGCCTTCCTCGCCGTGGGCGCTGGCGCTGGCCGCGTCGCTGAGGAGAGCGCAGGGGAGGCGGCTGCATCGCCGCCGAGCGAACCGAGCGTCGAACTCCTGACACAGGAAGCCCCCCCGGCGGCGACCGCCGACATTTCACCGGCCGAACCGACGGCGACGGCGCTGCCCGTGACGGCTTCCGCCAGCGTCCCCGCCGCCCTGCCCACGGCGACCCCACGCAGCGTGGTGCAACCCATCAAGAAGAAGCCGAAGCGGACGGCGCCGCCCGCACCCAAGGACATCAGGTTCTGA
- a CDS encoding PA0069 family radical SAM protein — translation MPRPVSNPPNPWSSTHVTYLEEAPAATLQVFEEQARSLITQNDSPDLPFRFSANPYRGCLHACAYCYARPGHQYLGWGAGTDFDRKIVVKMNAAEILRREFGRASWQGDTLVLSGSVDCYQPLEASYQITRRLLEVCLTHQNPVVVITKGALVRRDVDLLGELSRKARAKVVLSVTFADDAMARKIEPYASRPSLRFEAMRALSDAGVPTGISISPVIPGLNDTDIPELLERARDAGARSAFMQALRLPREVLPVFDERLQAALPGHAEKVRRAIREIRGGKMNDSAFGARMKGEGRRWEAIEQLFSIHCRKLGLDGVRVAEEGATTFLRPGQQTLPFDLGPARSAS, via the coding sequence GTGCCCCGCCCGGTGTCGAATCCGCCCAATCCCTGGTCCTCGACCCATGTGACGTACCTGGAAGAGGCGCCCGCGGCGACCCTCCAGGTGTTCGAGGAGCAGGCGCGTTCGCTGATCACCCAGAACGACAGCCCAGACCTCCCCTTCCGGTTCAGCGCGAACCCGTACCGCGGCTGCCTTCATGCCTGCGCCTACTGCTATGCGCGACCGGGGCATCAGTACCTCGGCTGGGGCGCTGGAACGGATTTCGATCGGAAGATCGTGGTGAAGATGAACGCTGCCGAGATCCTGCGGCGGGAGTTCGGCAGGGCTTCCTGGCAAGGAGACACGCTCGTTTTGTCGGGGAGCGTGGACTGTTACCAGCCCCTGGAGGCGAGCTACCAGATCACCCGTCGCCTGCTGGAGGTGTGCCTCACGCACCAGAATCCGGTGGTCGTGATCACCAAGGGAGCGCTGGTGCGGCGCGACGTCGATCTGCTCGGGGAGCTCTCGCGGAAGGCGCGCGCCAAGGTCGTCCTCAGCGTGACGTTTGCCGACGATGCGATGGCTCGGAAGATCGAGCCGTACGCGAGCCGGCCTTCGCTCCGCTTCGAGGCGATGAGGGCGCTCTCCGACGCGGGTGTCCCCACGGGGATCTCCATCTCCCCGGTGATCCCGGGACTGAACGACACCGACATCCCCGAACTGCTGGAGCGGGCGCGCGATGCGGGCGCACGCTCGGCGTTCATGCAAGCGCTGCGGTTGCCACGCGAGGTGCTGCCGGTGTTCGACGAGCGACTCCAGGCTGCGCTCCCCGGGCATGCGGAGAAGGTGCGGCGCGCGATCCGCGAGATCCGCGGTGGCAAGATGAACGATTCGGCCTTCGGTGCGCGGATGAAGGGTGAAGGCAGGCGGTGGGAGGCGATCGAGCAGCTCTTCTCGATCCACTGCAGGAAGCTCGGTCTCGACGGTGTGCGCGTCGCCGAGGAAGGGGCGACGACCTTTCTGCGCCCCGGGCAGCAGACGCTGCCCTTCGATCTGGGGCCGGCACGCTCCGCGTCGTGA
- a CDS encoding C40 family peptidase: protein MRCARLLLLAAPLTLGCAGQPWASGGGLAYAQSPPQRAAVASTTPAEAPGVSSSSRTPANRADPAATALAFARSKLGTPYCRGGTGPGCYDCSGFTKAAWSAAGRNIPRTSGQQATSLPTVPMDRLQPGDIVWKPGHVALYLGDGKVINATKPGDVVKIQPLKGYSKAVRPY from the coding sequence ATGCGTTGCGCCCGACTCCTTCTCCTTGCCGCCCCTCTGACCCTCGGCTGTGCCGGGCAACCGTGGGCGTCGGGTGGAGGCCTCGCGTACGCGCAGTCCCCCCCGCAGCGCGCGGCGGTCGCGTCGACCACCCCCGCCGAGGCCCCCGGTGTGTCCTCCTCCTCGCGCACCCCCGCGAACCGCGCCGATCCTGCTGCGACAGCCCTCGCCTTCGCTCGATCCAAGCTGGGGACACCTTACTGTCGCGGTGGCACCGGCCCGGGTTGCTACGACTGCTCGGGCTTCACGAAGGCTGCCTGGAGCGCCGCGGGACGGAACATCCCTCGCACCTCGGGACAGCAAGCGACCTCCTTGCCCACGGTGCCCATGGACCGCCTTCAGCCTGGCGACATCGTCTGGAAACCTGGGCACGTCGCCCTCTATCTCGGCGACGGCAAGGTCATCAACGCGACGAAGCCGGGTGACGTCGTGAAGATTCAGCCTCTCAAGGGCTATTCCAAGGCCGTGCGACCCTACTGA
- a CDS encoding thiamine phosphate synthase has translation MRGLYAIIDTDALARRGIDPIPYAEAVLAAKPGAIQLRDKRGSARRMLELLRALVPRAAAAGVPLFANDRPDLALLAGCEGIHVGQDDLPVTEVRALAERARVRVRIGLSTHDLDQLEPALREPIDYVAIGPIFPTANKEQADPAIGLPALTALVARVAEVRPGLPVVAIGGITLETAPQIGVLGACAAVIGALLPSEPEDGTPFDLTSPEALAAVTARATTLHRALLGAATPA, from the coding sequence ATGCGAGGACTCTACGCCATCATCGACACCGACGCCCTCGCGCGTCGTGGCATCGACCCCATCCCCTATGCCGAGGCCGTGCTCGCGGCGAAACCGGGCGCCATCCAGCTCCGGGACAAGCGCGGCAGTGCCCGACGCATGCTGGAACTCCTGCGTGCCCTCGTCCCGCGCGCCGCGGCGGCCGGTGTTCCCCTGTTCGCCAACGACCGCCCTGATCTCGCCTTGCTCGCCGGCTGCGAGGGCATCCACGTCGGCCAGGACGATCTGCCGGTGACCGAGGTCCGTGCCCTCGCAGAGCGTGCAAGGGTTCGTGTCCGCATCGGCCTCTCGACCCACGACCTCGACCAGCTCGAGCCCGCCCTCCGCGAGCCCATCGACTACGTCGCCATCGGCCCCATCTTCCCGACCGCCAACAAGGAGCAGGCGGATCCTGCCATCGGCCTCCCGGCCCTCACCGCGCTGGTCGCTCGCGTCGCCGAGGTGCGCCCGGGCCTCCCCGTCGTGGCCATCGGCGGCATCACCCTGGAAACGGCGCCCCAGATCGGCGTCCTGGGTGCGTGCGCTGCCGTGATCGGCGCGCTCCTCCCGTCCGAGCCCGAGGACGGCACCCCCTTCGACCTCACGAGCCCGGAAGCCCTCGCCGCGGTCACCGCGCGGGCCACCACCTTGCATCGGGCCTTGCTCGGTGCAGCGACCCCGGCATGA
- the rnz gene encoding ribonuclease Z, protein MSLRLTFLGTSAAAPTARRNLSGLFVKRESDALLFDCGEGTQRQMIRYGTGFSLQAVFFTHFHADHYLGIIGFLRTLSMMGRTEPLRLYGPPPAASFLPQVIKLGVDELALPVEIVEIAEGTAMVGDGYRVEAFPTDHRVRSIGFALVEDDRPGRFDVEAARARQVPSGPLFGKLQRGEAITLPNGRVVKPEEVVGPSRPGRRVVISGDTRPCEAMVRASRGADLLVHEATFGDAEQERAEFTKHTTAREAARLAGEAGVERLVLTHLSARYDHEPHVLLQQAREELKACEVAEDGREIELPLKD, encoded by the coding sequence ATGAGCTTGCGGCTGACTTTCCTCGGCACCTCGGCTGCCGCCCCCACCGCGCGCCGGAACCTGTCCGGCCTCTTCGTGAAGCGGGAGAGCGACGCGCTGCTCTTCGACTGCGGTGAGGGGACGCAGCGACAGATGATCCGCTACGGGACGGGGTTCTCGCTCCAGGCGGTGTTCTTCACGCACTTTCATGCCGACCACTACCTGGGGATCATCGGCTTTCTGCGGACGCTCTCGATGATGGGGCGCACCGAGCCACTCCGGCTCTACGGACCGCCGCCCGCAGCGTCGTTCCTTCCTCAGGTGATCAAGCTCGGCGTGGACGAGCTGGCGCTTCCCGTCGAGATCGTGGAGATCGCCGAGGGGACGGCGATGGTGGGGGACGGCTACCGGGTCGAGGCGTTCCCCACCGATCATCGGGTGCGGTCGATCGGCTTCGCGCTGGTGGAGGACGACCGGCCAGGGCGCTTCGACGTGGAGGCAGCGCGCGCTCGGCAAGTCCCGTCGGGTCCGCTCTTCGGCAAGCTCCAGCGCGGTGAGGCGATCACCCTGCCCAACGGGCGCGTCGTGAAACCTGAGGAGGTGGTCGGTCCTTCGCGACCCGGACGGCGGGTGGTGATCTCGGGCGATACGCGGCCATGCGAGGCGATGGTGCGGGCGTCGCGTGGGGCCGATCTGCTGGTCCACGAGGCCACGTTCGGGGACGCGGAGCAGGAACGAGCGGAGTTCACGAAGCACACGACGGCGCGTGAGGCGGCTCGTCTCGCCGGGGAGGCGGGGGTGGAACGGCTGGTGCTCACGCACCTGTCGGCCCGCTACGATCACGAGCCCCATGTGCTGCTCCAGCAAGCGCGCGAAGAACTCAAGGCGTGCGAGGTGGCCGAAGACGGCCGCGAGATCGAGCTGCCGCTGAAGGACTGA